A single region of the Brienomyrus brachyistius isolate T26 chromosome 10, BBRACH_0.4, whole genome shotgun sequence genome encodes:
- the LOC125750456 gene encoding ankyrin repeat domain-containing protein 46, translating to MSYVFINDSSQCSVPLLQACIDGDLSYAKRLLETGCDPNIRDSRGRTGLHLAAARGNVEICRFLHKFGADLLATDYQGNTALHLCGHVDTIQFLVSNGLKIDICNHNGSTPLVLAKRRGVNKDAIRLLEGLEEQEVKGFNRGAHSKLETMQMAESESAMESHSLLNPNLQNSEGVLSSFRTTWQEFVEDLGFWRVLLLLVVIALLSLGIAYYVSGVLPFAANQLELVH from the exons ATGTCGTATGTCTTCATCAATGACTCCTCGCAGTGCAGCGTGCCGCTGCTACAGGCCTGCATCGATGGCGACCTGAGCTACGCAAAGCGGCTGCTGGAGACGGGCTGTGACCCCAACATCCGCGACAGTCGGGGCCGTACTGGCCTGCACCTGGCCGCTGCCCGGGGCAATGTGGAGATCTGCCGATTCCTGCACAAGTTTGGCGCCGACCTGCTGGCCACTGATTACCAGGGCAACACTGCGCTGCACCTGTGCGGCCACGTGGATACCATCCAGTTCTTGGTGTCCAACGGCCTGAAAATCGACATCTG TAACCATAACGGGTCGACGCCGCTGGTGCTGGCGAAGAGGAGGGGCGTGAACAAGGATGCCATCCGCCTCCTGGAGGGTCTGGAGGAGCAGGAAGTGAAGGGCTTCAACCGCGGGGCGCATTCCAAACTGGAGACCATGCAGATGGCGGAGAGCGAGAG TGCTATGGAGAGCCACTCCCTGCTCAACCCCAACCTGCAGAACAGCGAGGGCGTACTGTCCAGCTTCCGCACCACCTGGCAGGAGTTCGTCGAGGACCTGGGTTTCTGGAGAGTTCTGCTCCTGCTGGTGGTCATCGCTTTGCTCTCCCTGGGCATCGCTTACTACGTCAGCGGGGTGCTGCCCTTCGCTGCCAACCAGCTGGAGCTGGTGCACTGA